From a single Verrucomicrobiota bacterium genomic region:
- a CDS encoding YihY/virulence factor BrkB family protein, with the protein MRPKTLALPPGGAIVLPNWIVTHRRAYAVFSWSVLKKVYHDVARHDLSGQSAVLAYSYIFSLFPFLLCLSSLIGIFGQREEIIPWVMVRIERFFPEATLEFIKETFEGILRGYAPHAFTAGSIALVYIVSRTYIRLTKGLSVAFGSTRKRNVIWANVLGFLMAVISLAAVLVAFNLVVIGRRWMDQLLDAAHITGFWQFFGRYLRYPFAFLLIFLVVLLIYRVCPTKKVSLRDLWPGALFFTMAWVLMTRAFGIYISSFGRYNLIYGALGALMILMAWFYMSSFLLLLGGEISAAIHEVRTERQAGTQP; encoded by the coding sequence GTGAGGCCCAAAACGCTTGCTCTGCCGCCTGGCGGTGCTATCGTGTTGCCCAACTGGATCGTGACGCATCGTCGGGCATATGCCGTGTTCAGTTGGAGCGTCCTCAAAAAGGTCTACCACGACGTCGCGCGGCACGACTTGAGCGGGCAGTCGGCCGTGCTGGCGTACTCGTATATCTTCTCGCTGTTCCCGTTCCTGCTCTGCCTGTCGTCGCTCATCGGCATCTTCGGCCAGCGCGAGGAGATCATCCCGTGGGTCATGGTGCGCATCGAGCGGTTCTTCCCCGAGGCGACGCTCGAGTTCATCAAGGAGACCTTCGAGGGCATCCTGCGCGGCTATGCGCCCCACGCCTTCACGGCCGGTTCCATCGCGCTCGTCTATATTGTGTCGCGCACCTACATCCGGCTCACCAAGGGGCTGTCGGTCGCGTTCGGCTCGACGCGCAAGCGCAACGTCATCTGGGCCAACGTGCTTGGGTTCCTCATGGCGGTCATCAGCCTCGCCGCCGTGCTCGTCGCTTTCAACCTGGTCGTTATCGGGCGGCGCTGGATGGACCAACTCCTTGACGCGGCCCACATCACGGGATTCTGGCAGTTCTTCGGCCGGTACCTCCGCTATCCGTTCGCGTTCCTGCTCATCTTCCTCGTCGTGCTGCTCATCTACCGCGTCTGCCCGACCAAGAAGGTAAGCCTGCGCGACCTCTGGCCCGGCGCGCTGTTCTTCACGATGGCGTGGGTCCTCATGACCCGTGCGTTCGGCATCTATATCTCGTCGTTCGGCCGGTACAACCTCATCTACGGCGCGCTCGGCGCGCTCATGATCCTCATGGCATGGTTCTATATGAGCAGCTTCCTGTTGCTGCTCGGCGGCGAGATCTCGGCCGCTATCCACGAAGTCCGCACTGAGCGACAGGCCGGGACCCAACCATGA
- a CDS encoding zinc-ribbon domain-containing protein has protein sequence MALVKCPECGRDISSNAESCPNCGNPMAGKGAHQRTGTFCPRCRTRVTPVVTSVGGGSCSFGKRETWKCPQCTRVLHRSGCLVATVTYGDEDMIEVRFLRAFRDEVLCKSMGGRLLAWTYYHVGSHVAHLVELVPPLRALCRRILDRIIETIEATTDLKRSAFREPRP, from the coding sequence ATGGCTCTGGTGAAGTGCCCCGAATGCGGAAGGGACATCAGCAGCAATGCAGAGTCGTGTCCGAATTGTGGCAACCCGATGGCAGGCAAAGGGGCGCACCAGAGAACAGGCACATTCTGTCCAAGATGTCGGACCCGTGTGACCCCCGTCGTCACTAGCGTCGGAGGAGGGTCATGCTCTTTCGGAAAACGTGAGACCTGGAAGTGCCCACAGTGCACCCGAGTACTTCATCGTTCCGGGTGTCTTGTTGCCACCGTCACATATGGCGACGAAGACATGATCGAAGTGCGTTTCTTGAGGGCATTCAGGGATGAAGTGCTCTGCAAGTCTATGGGCGGGCGCCTGCTCGCGTGGACGTACTACCACGTTGGGTCGCATGTCGCGCACCTCGTTGAGTTGGTCCCCCCGTTGAGGGCTCTATGTCGGCGCATCCTTGACAGAATCATCGAGACCATAGAAGCCACGACAGATCTGAAGCGAAGCGCTTTTCGAGAACCTAGGCCGTGA
- a CDS encoding NPCBM/NEW2 domain-containing protein: MIYRPLASLTGIGCIAALLLSTGVARAAAPQVRQPHQYAYIVYFNPADRECLPDYRERLDRVVTEVQAWYRDEMVRNGFEPMTFPLERDQDGHLIIHIVKSSRTYALGEEITATEMYGHVKDALRQEGIDAEQEHVLVFANTVFVSERDGALVHQSSSNYCGNNGSHKHGEAYVTDAELLDPLNLPKKEPKILDGGERPYTLGGYNVTYLGGTAHEFGHALGLPHNKQTDEELAALGHALMCDGNYHLFAERTGAEKGAFLSKAHATILSSHPLFRRDTTDVNVEPACSLDEIAFVPGKDEYTVTGRVSGSPPVYAVVAYHDGVMPRRDYDATSWVGMVDEAGRFEVRVEAPSPGEHELRLRFFAVSGAYRELTYRFLLDQTLQIPVGKLNRQTIYELNAKPAIEAWDPRALQAAIQKLSGMNDVYFRRAKAYYHLMTQRPVTPVSATGISRRVREIPLTSIAFESATVGWDEPAYNLVPGEHGMPLESGEQFHETGIYAHADSRYVYNLGGRWKKLTSAYGLHRMSDGSVVFVVKCDGRERFRSDVMQDYEEGLVKVDLSDVQQLELIVEDAGDGKWGDCGIWFSPMLTR; encoded by the coding sequence ATGATCTATCGGCCGCTTGCGAGTTTGACTGGGATCGGCTGCATTGCCGCTTTGCTTCTGAGCACGGGTGTTGCACGAGCGGCTGCCCCGCAGGTCAGGCAACCCCATCAGTACGCGTACATCGTCTACTTCAACCCTGCCGATCGCGAGTGCCTGCCGGACTACCGAGAACGCCTCGATCGTGTAGTGACTGAGGTTCAGGCATGGTACCGTGACGAGATGGTCCGCAACGGTTTTGAGCCGATGACCTTCCCGCTCGAGCGCGATCAGGACGGGCATCTGATCATTCACATTGTCAAGAGCAGTCGCACCTACGCCCTCGGCGAGGAGATCACGGCCACGGAGATGTACGGCCACGTCAAGGACGCGCTACGCCAAGAGGGCATCGATGCGGAACAGGAACACGTCCTTGTCTTTGCCAACACGGTCTTCGTCAGCGAGCGGGATGGGGCGCTCGTCCACCAATCCTCATCGAACTACTGCGGCAACAATGGCAGCCACAAGCACGGCGAAGCGTACGTGACGGACGCGGAACTGCTCGATCCACTCAACTTGCCGAAGAAGGAACCGAAGATCCTCGACGGCGGTGAGCGCCCTTACACGCTCGGCGGTTACAATGTCACGTATCTCGGCGGCACCGCGCACGAGTTCGGCCATGCGCTCGGCTTGCCGCACAACAAGCAGACCGATGAGGAGCTTGCTGCACTCGGTCATGCGCTCATGTGCGACGGCAACTACCATCTGTTCGCCGAACGCACCGGCGCCGAGAAGGGGGCCTTTCTCTCCAAGGCGCACGCAACGATTCTTTCCTCGCACCCGCTGTTTCGACGTGACACGACGGACGTCAACGTCGAGCCGGCATGCTCTCTCGACGAGATCGCGTTCGTGCCGGGCAAGGACGAGTACACAGTGACGGGCCGTGTGTCGGGATCGCCGCCCGTGTATGCGGTGGTGGCGTATCACGATGGCGTGATGCCCCGCCGGGACTACGATGCGACGAGCTGGGTCGGCATGGTTGACGAGGCCGGGCGCTTCGAGGTCCGCGTGGAAGCTCCTTCTCCCGGTGAGCATGAACTGCGGCTCCGCTTTTTTGCCGTCAGCGGCGCCTATCGGGAACTGACCTATCGCTTCCTGCTCGATCAGACGCTCCAGATTCCGGTCGGCAAGCTCAACCGACAAACGATCTACGAGCTCAACGCGAAGCCGGCCATCGAAGCCTGGGATCCGCGAGCGCTGCAAGCGGCGATCCAGAAGCTCTCCGGCATGAACGACGTCTACTTCCGTCGGGCGAAGGCCTACTATCACCTCATGACACAACGGCCGGTGACGCCCGTGTCGGCGACCGGCATCAGCCGCCGCGTGCGAGAGATCCCGTTGACGTCGATTGCGTTCGAGTCGGCGACGGTTGGCTGGGACGAACCCGCCTACAATCTCGTTCCCGGGGAACACGGGATGCCGCTCGAGTCGGGCGAGCAGTTCCACGAGACCGGCATCTACGCCCACGCCGATTCGCGCTACGTCTACAACCTGGGCGGGCGATGGAAGAAGCTCACGAGCGCGTACGGACTTCATCGGATGTCCGATGGATCCGTCGTGTTCGTGGTCAAGTGCGATGGCCGTGAACGGTTCCGCTCCGACGTGATGCAGGACTATGAGGAAGGACTCGTCAAGGTCGACTTGAGCGACGTCCAGCAGCTCGAGTTGATCGTCGAGGACGCCGGCGACGGCAAGTGGGGCGATTGCGGCATCTGGTTCTCGCCAATGCTCACCCGGTAG
- a CDS encoding alpha-galactosidase has protein sequence MRELEDSTWCDVVLVDGEAPTVTYRTAMTVYEESLIRGRFVGRGWNGSGFVPFYDGRIDPASHPAPQAFWIELDGQLLASDWEWAGFEKKAGPSGGMEAAVTLKHAVRPVTLKVVTKLDGTPVLARWVEITNTGAAPAALSTCAPWSGVLQVVNRWRSHLGDSGLPLYSVGYFDNTRWGNEGDFQWHDLPAAGYQIAGRYRRESHRHPWFVLRNNATGEHFIGQLAWSGGYVFEFDLAADTSEPAARLFFRAGPDAPAPQRVIAPGETIRCPEVHVGMVFGDLDTAIQAMHEHLRRSVFMPQPRGRGGWVESAIGPEIEITADDVIQAIDMAADVGAEVFFIDASWYAPPQGKWWTTVGDWNVDRKRFPGGLKPFRDRTHAKGMLWGLWMDAERIGEESQTAKEHPDWIVRGYDGQELNGMLDLTNPEAAQWMEAQIVRVIEENELDFFRLDYNTSGVGRTRHGDFVECHFWRYYEAQYAIYERLRARFPDVIFENCAGGGGRTDIGMVRRFSHTWVTDWQIAPRSFTITNGMTMALPPEYVDRLLGGQTGYVAADFDFQSRLLLFVRPTIGFPRPPNMEWNPHLLERMKHFVGLYKEFIRPFMSAGRIYHHTPSVPAPDPQGWGVLELVSADRQKAICGIFRLGASRESEYVLRLRGLDVSRRYRVTFDNDGRTCDLPGVDLMKHGLTIRLEGALTSELLVLEAI, from the coding sequence ATGAGGGAACTCGAGGATTCCACATGGTGTGATGTCGTCCTGGTCGACGGGGAAGCGCCGACGGTCACCTACCGCACGGCGATGACTGTCTACGAGGAATCGCTGATCCGCGGGCGGTTCGTCGGGCGCGGCTGGAACGGGTCAGGCTTCGTGCCGTTCTACGACGGGCGCATTGATCCGGCCTCGCATCCGGCGCCGCAAGCGTTCTGGATCGAGCTGGACGGGCAACTGCTCGCCTCCGACTGGGAATGGGCCGGGTTCGAGAAGAAGGCGGGGCCGTCGGGCGGGATGGAGGCGGCGGTCACGCTCAAGCACGCGGTGCGGCCGGTCACGCTGAAGGTGGTCACGAAGCTCGATGGGACGCCGGTGCTCGCGCGGTGGGTCGAGATCACCAACACGGGCGCGGCGCCCGCGGCGTTGTCCACGTGCGCGCCGTGGAGCGGCGTGCTCCAAGTGGTCAATCGGTGGCGGTCGCACCTCGGTGACAGCGGGCTGCCGCTGTACTCGGTGGGCTACTTCGACAATACGCGCTGGGGCAACGAGGGCGACTTCCAGTGGCACGACCTGCCGGCGGCCGGCTATCAGATCGCGGGCCGTTACCGGCGTGAGAGCCACCGCCATCCCTGGTTTGTCCTTCGCAACAACGCCACCGGCGAGCATTTCATCGGGCAGTTGGCGTGGTCGGGCGGTTACGTGTTCGAGTTCGACTTGGCCGCCGACACGAGTGAGCCCGCCGCGCGGCTCTTTTTCCGCGCCGGGCCGGACGCCCCGGCGCCGCAGCGCGTCATCGCCCCCGGCGAGACGATCCGGTGCCCCGAGGTCCATGTCGGCATGGTATTCGGCGACCTCGATACAGCGATCCAGGCGATGCACGAGCACCTGCGTCGAAGCGTCTTCATGCCGCAGCCGCGCGGGCGGGGCGGCTGGGTCGAGTCCGCCATCGGCCCGGAGATCGAGATCACGGCCGACGACGTGATCCAGGCGATTGACATGGCGGCCGACGTCGGGGCCGAGGTGTTCTTCATCGATGCGAGCTGGTACGCGCCGCCGCAGGGCAAGTGGTGGACGACGGTCGGCGACTGGAACGTCGACCGCAAGCGGTTCCCGGGCGGGCTCAAGCCGTTCCGCGACCGGACGCATGCGAAAGGCATGCTCTGGGGCCTGTGGATGGACGCCGAGCGGATCGGCGAGGAGAGCCAGACGGCCAAGGAGCATCCGGACTGGATCGTGCGCGGCTACGACGGCCAGGAGCTCAACGGTATGCTCGACCTGACCAATCCCGAGGCCGCACAGTGGATGGAGGCGCAGATCGTCCGCGTGATCGAGGAGAACGAGCTCGATTTCTTCCGCCTCGACTACAACACGAGCGGCGTGGGCCGGACAAGGCACGGCGACTTCGTCGAGTGCCACTTCTGGCGCTACTACGAGGCGCAGTACGCGATCTACGAGCGCCTGCGCGCGCGTTTCCCCGACGTGATCTTCGAGAACTGCGCGGGCGGCGGAGGCCGGACCGACATCGGCATGGTGCGCCGCTTCAGCCATACGTGGGTCACGGACTGGCAGATCGCGCCGCGTTCGTTCACGATCACCAACGGCATGACGATGGCGCTGCCGCCCGAGTACGTGGACCGGCTGCTGGGCGGGCAGACCGGCTACGTGGCGGCCGACTTCGACTTCCAGTCCCGGCTGCTGCTGTTTGTGCGTCCGACGATCGGGTTCCCCAGACCACCGAACATGGAGTGGAATCCGCACCTGCTCGAGCGCATGAAGCACTTCGTCGGGCTGTACAAGGAGTTCATCCGCCCGTTCATGAGCGCGGGCCGCATCTACCATCACACGCCCAGCGTTCCCGCGCCCGACCCGCAGGGCTGGGGCGTGCTCGAGCTGGTCTCCGCGGACCGGCAGAAAGCCATCTGCGGCATCTTCCGGCTCGGCGCATCGCGCGAGAGCGAGTACGTGCTCCGCCTCCGCGGCCTCGACGTGTCCCGCCGCTACCGCGTCACCTTCGACAATGACGGCAGAACATGCGACCTGCCCGGGGTGGACCTGATGAAGCACGGCCTCACCATTCGTCTGGAGGGCGCGCTCACGTCGGAGCTGCTCGTGCTGGAAGCCATCTGA
- a CDS encoding superoxide dismutase, with protein sequence MSYEWKFNPRPYTDEEAKKVLKNVVSPETTDWHYNKHHKGYVTALNAIEKALEKADRAAANGNYSEIGELKRRFTWNHSGALLHDIYWASLGGDGDPGKGPDIVRAITEEFGSFDAWQTDFKATAVSAKLSGWGLLVCDTLYSGRLLNVLVDEHQYGAIWGGVPLIALDVFEHAYYHKDGPGRATYIDNFMKSLHWGRINERYLRCEKLCATG encoded by the coding sequence ATGTCATACGAGTGGAAGTTCAATCCAAGGCCGTACACGGACGAAGAGGCCAAGAAGGTACTCAAAAACGTCGTCTCGCCCGAGACGACCGACTGGCACTACAACAAGCACCACAAGGGCTACGTCACCGCGCTCAACGCGATCGAGAAGGCGCTCGAGAAAGCCGACCGAGCCGCCGCGAACGGCAACTACAGCGAGATCGGCGAACTGAAGCGCCGTTTCACGTGGAACCATTCCGGCGCCCTGCTGCACGACATCTACTGGGCCAGTTTGGGCGGCGACGGCGATCCCGGCAAAGGTCCCGACATCGTGCGCGCCATCACCGAGGAGTTTGGCTCGTTCGACGCCTGGCAGACCGACTTCAAGGCCACGGCAGTCTCGGCCAAGCTCAGCGGGTGGGGCTTGCTCGTGTGCGACACGCTCTACTCGGGCCGGCTGCTCAACGTCCTCGTTGACGAGCACCAGTACGGCGCCATCTGGGGCGGCGTGCCGCTCATCGCCCTCGACGTGTTCGAGCACGCCTACTACCACAAGGACGGCCCCGGCCGCGCCACGTACATCGACAACTTCATGAAGAGCCTGCACTGGGGCCGCATCAACGAGCGCTACCTCCGCTGCGAGAAGCTTTGCGCCACCGGGTAA